In Sander vitreus isolate 19-12246 chromosome 12, sanVit1, whole genome shotgun sequence, the following proteins share a genomic window:
- the gpc1b gene encoding glypican-1b: MDSFIIAALAVCSLTAPAYGDKGTSKARSCSDIRQFYSGKGFALDGVPQSEISGEHLRICPQGYTCCTSDMEDNLALLSRREMEGLLKDVGRSLQASLTGQYKAFDGSFLELLNRSTISLQETFTPTWGSIYSQNSQVFSDLYTDLRHYYRGSNVNLEEVLNEFWARLLEKLFYQANKQYVIGEDYLECVSKQIETLRPFGDTPRVMKMMVTRTFVAARSFVQGLVVSGEVVRKVSQVQLSTECTRAMMRMTYCPHCRGMASARPCANYCSNVMKGCLANQADLNTEWRHLAETMMQVAGRFDGPSGVESVVLTLPNRISEAMSTMMENIETINSKLFQACGNIRGTSSTGPTDTMKRGKVTVEDKLGTSSNKMDKLVSDVTVRLRDMQPYWVSLPGILCSDRVATGTGAEDKCWNGMNRARYLPEVMGDGLASQINNPEVEIDITKPDMTIRQQIMQLKIMTHRLKNALNGQDVDFQDTSDDVSGSGSGMCADDMCSRGPRLVPITDRPKFFQPPPVNEGVKGNHAKQNLPCITIYLLPLLILLLRR, from the exons GGGAGCACCTGCGCATCTGTCCCCAGGGTTACACCTGCTGCACCAGTGACATGGAGGACAACTTGGCCTTGCTAAGCCGCAGGGAGATGGAGGGACTCCTCAAAGATGTTGGCCGATCCTTACAGGCCTCACTCACTGGACAGTACAAGGCCTTCGATG GTTCCTTCCTGGAGTTGCTGAACCGCTCGACTATTAGTCTACAGGAGACTTTCACTCCAACTTGGGGCTCCATATACTCCCAGAACTCCCAGGTCTTCTCTGACCTGTATACGGATTTGAGGCACTATTACCGCGGCTCCAATGTCAACCTGGAAGAGGTGCTCAACGAATTCTGGGCCAGGCTGCTGGAGAAGCTCTTCTACCAGGCAAACAAGCAATATGTCATAG GTGAGGACTACCTGGAGTGTGTGTCCAAGCAGATAGAGACACTGCGGCCCTTTGGAGACACACCCCGTGTGATGAAGATGATGGTCACGCGCACATTTGTGGCGGCACGCTCTTTTGTTCAGGGACTGGTGGTCAGTGGGGAGGTGGTGCGCAAAGTGTCCCAG GTGCAGCTGAGCACCGAGTGCACGCGGGCCATGATGAGGATGACTTACTGTCCCCACTGCCGCGGCATGGCCTCTGCCAGACCATGTGCCAACTACTGCAGCAACGTCATGAAGGGCTGTCTGGCCAACCAGGCTGACCTCAACACTGAGTGGAGACATCTGGCAG AAACAATGATGCAGGTGGCTGGTCGCTTCGATGGTCCATCTGGTGTGGAGAGCGTGGTCCTTACCCTCCCCAATCGCATATCAGAAGCCATGTCTACCATGATGGAGAATATAGAGACCATCAACAGCAAG TTGTTCCAGGCATGTGGCAACATCAGAGGAACCAGCAGCACGGGACCCACCGACACCATGAAGAGAGGGAAGGTTACAGTGGAGGACAAGTTGGGAACCAGCTCTAACAAAATGGACAAACTG GTGTCTGATGTAACCGTGAGACTGAGGGACATGCAGCCGTACTGGGTTTCTCTCCCAGGCATTCTCTGCAGTGACAGAGTGGCCACTGGAACAGGGGCCGAGGATAAGTGTTGGAACGGCATGAACCGTGCCAG GTACCTTCCCGAGGTGATGGGTGATGGCCTCGCCAGCCAGATCAACAACCCTGAGGTGGAAATCGACATCACCAAACCAGACATGACAATACGCCAACAGATAATGCAGCTGAAGATCATGACGCACCGTTTGAAGAATGCTCTCAACGGCCAGGATGTGGACTTTCAGGACACCA GTGATGATGTCAGCGGTTCAGGAAGTGGCATGTGCGCCGACGATATGTGTTCCCGTGGCCCACGCCTTGTCCCCATCACCGACCGACCCAAATTCTTTCAACCCCCTCCAGTAAACGAAGGGGTGAAAGGAAACCACGCCAAGCAGAACCTCCCCTGCATTACCATTTACCTGCTTCCACTGCTTATTTTGCTGCTCCGGCGATAA